The Callithrix jacchus isolate 240 chromosome X, calJac240_pri, whole genome shotgun sequence genome contains a region encoding:
- the ASB12 gene encoding ankyrin repeat and SOCS box protein 12 isoform X2 gives MFIMKIVLQLAKMNLMDITKIFSLLQPDKEEEDTDTEEKQALSQAVYDNDSYTLDQLLHQERYKRFINSRSGWGVPGTPLRLAASYGHLSCLRVLLAHGADVDSLDVKAQTPLFTAVSHGHLDCVRVLLEAGACPGGSIYNNCSPVLTAARDGAVAILQELLGHGAEANVKAKLPVWASNIASCSGPLYLAAVYGHLDCFCLLLLHGADPDYNCTDQGLLARVPRPRTLLEICLHHNCDPEYIQLLIDFGANIYLPSLSFDLTSQDDKGIALLLQARATPRSLLSQARLVIRRAMCQAGQLQAINQLDIPPVLISYLKHQL, from the exons ATGTTCATAATGAAAATAGTTCTCCAATTAGCCAAGATGAACCTCATGGACATCACCAAGATTTTTTCCCTCCTGCAGCCCGACAAGGAGGAGGAAGATACTGACACAGAGGAAAAGCAGGCTCTTAGTCAAGCAGTGTATGACAATGACTCTTATACCTTGGACCAGCTTTTGCACCAGGAGCGTTACAAACGTTTCATCAACAGCAGGAGTGGCTGGGGCGTTCCTGGGACACCCTTGCGCTTGGCTGCTTCTTATGGCCACTTGAGCTGTTTGCGAGTCCTTTTGGCACATGGTGCTGATGTTGACAGTTTGGATGTCAAGGCACAGACGCCACTTTTCACTGCTGTCAGTCATGGCCATCTGGACTGTGTACGTGTGCTGTTGGAAGCTGGTGCCTGTCCTGGTGGTAGCATCTACAACAACTGTTCTCCCGTGCTCACAGCTGCCCGTGATGGTGCTGTTGCTATCCTGCAGGAGCTCCTAGGCCATGGTGCAGAGGCCAACGTCAAAGCTAAATTACCAGTCTGGGCATCAAACATAGCTTCATGTTCTGGCCCCCTCTATTTGGCTGCAGTCTACGGGCACCTGGACTGCTTCTGCCTGCTTTTGCTCCATGGGGCAGACCCTGACTACAACTGCACTGACCAAGGCCTATTGGCTCGTGTCCCACGACCCCGCACCCTCCTTGAAATCTGCCTCCACCATAATTGTGACCCAGAGTACATCCAGCTGTTAATCGATTTTGGTGCTAATATCTACCTTCCATCTCTCTCCTTCGACCTGACTTCACAAGATGATAAAGGCATTGCGTTGCTGCTACAGGCCCGAG CCACTCCACGATCGCTCCTATCACAGGCCCGCTTAGTCATCCGCAGAGCCATGTGCCAGGCTGGCCAGTTACAAGCCATCAACCAGCTGGATATTCCTCCTGTGTTGATTAGCTATCTCAAACACCAACTGTAA
- the ASB12 gene encoding ankyrin repeat and SOCS box protein 12 isoform X1 — protein MTFQTEIWHFLMFIMKIVLQLAKMNLMDITKIFSLLQPDKEEEDTDTEEKQALSQAVYDNDSYTLDQLLHQERYKRFINSRSGWGVPGTPLRLAASYGHLSCLRVLLAHGADVDSLDVKAQTPLFTAVSHGHLDCVRVLLEAGACPGGSIYNNCSPVLTAARDGAVAILQELLGHGAEANVKAKLPVWASNIASCSGPLYLAAVYGHLDCFCLLLLHGADPDYNCTDQGLLARVPRPRTLLEICLHHNCDPEYIQLLIDFGANIYLPSLSFDLTSQDDKGIALLLQARATPRSLLSQARLVIRRAMCQAGQLQAINQLDIPPVLISYLKHQL, from the exons ATGACATTTCAAACTGAG ATCTGGCATTTCCTTATGTTCATAATGAAAATAGTTCTCCAATTAGCCAAGATGAACCTCATGGACATCACCAAGATTTTTTCCCTCCTGCAGCCCGACAAGGAGGAGGAAGATACTGACACAGAGGAAAAGCAGGCTCTTAGTCAAGCAGTGTATGACAATGACTCTTATACCTTGGACCAGCTTTTGCACCAGGAGCGTTACAAACGTTTCATCAACAGCAGGAGTGGCTGGGGCGTTCCTGGGACACCCTTGCGCTTGGCTGCTTCTTATGGCCACTTGAGCTGTTTGCGAGTCCTTTTGGCACATGGTGCTGATGTTGACAGTTTGGATGTCAAGGCACAGACGCCACTTTTCACTGCTGTCAGTCATGGCCATCTGGACTGTGTACGTGTGCTGTTGGAAGCTGGTGCCTGTCCTGGTGGTAGCATCTACAACAACTGTTCTCCCGTGCTCACAGCTGCCCGTGATGGTGCTGTTGCTATCCTGCAGGAGCTCCTAGGCCATGGTGCAGAGGCCAACGTCAAAGCTAAATTACCAGTCTGGGCATCAAACATAGCTTCATGTTCTGGCCCCCTCTATTTGGCTGCAGTCTACGGGCACCTGGACTGCTTCTGCCTGCTTTTGCTCCATGGGGCAGACCCTGACTACAACTGCACTGACCAAGGCCTATTGGCTCGTGTCCCACGACCCCGCACCCTCCTTGAAATCTGCCTCCACCATAATTGTGACCCAGAGTACATCCAGCTGTTAATCGATTTTGGTGCTAATATCTACCTTCCATCTCTCTCCTTCGACCTGACTTCACAAGATGATAAAGGCATTGCGTTGCTGCTACAGGCCCGAG CCACTCCACGATCGCTCCTATCACAGGCCCGCTTAGTCATCCGCAGAGCCATGTGCCAGGCTGGCCAGTTACAAGCCATCAACCAGCTGGATATTCCTCCTGTGTTGATTAGCTATCTCAAACACCAACTGTAA